A genomic segment from Bacteroidota bacterium encodes:
- a CDS encoding Crp/Fnr family transcriptional regulator: MKKQDISCFECNIRYCSILKNCERKFLELIDKSKFCMTYGKGQIVIRQGSQIDGVYFISSGVAKVFVSGYRGRPLIVGLARAGSVLDHTTDELGKQQISVTTVEETSVCFIESKDYESICKESSGVREDLTKVYQRELNQMHARMVHLAQLNVREKTSEALLHIASAYLLEQSTEPFEVNLSRQDIGDLIGITKEQVSKNLADLKHEKVISVKGKTLQINDYKKLQDIVGL; encoded by the coding sequence ATGAAAAAGCAGGATATTAGCTGTTTTGAATGCAACATAAGGTATTGCTCGATTCTTAAAAACTGCGAGCGCAAGTTTCTTGAACTCATTGACAAGAGTAAATTTTGTATGACTTATGGTAAAGGACAAATCGTCATTCGACAAGGATCACAGATAGATGGAGTTTATTTTATTTCATCGGGGGTTGCAAAAGTGTTTGTGAGCGGATACAGGGGTAGGCCATTAATAGTTGGACTTGCTAGGGCCGGTTCGGTTTTGGATCATACAACTGATGAATTGGGCAAACAGCAAATTTCAGTTACTACGGTGGAGGAAACGTCAGTATGTTTTATTGAAAGCAAAGATTACGAGTCTATATGTAAAGAAAGTTCTGGTGTACGCGAAGATTTGACCAAGGTTTACCAAAGGGAATTAAATCAAATGCATGCCCGCATGGTGCACTTGGCTCAGTTAAATGTTAGAGAAAAGACTTCTGAAGCTTTACTGCATATTGCTAGCGCATACCTTTTAGAACAATCTACGGAGCCCTTCGAAGTAAATTTAAGTAGACAAGATATTGGTGATTTGATCGGCATTACAAAAGAACAGGTGTCAAAAAATTTGGCTGATTTGAAACACGAAAAGGTGATTTCCGTAAAGGGTAAAACGCTTCAAATTAACGATTATAAAAAGTTGCAGGATATTGTGGGTTTGTGA
- the queD gene encoding 6-carboxytetrahydropterin synthase QueD, which produces MELYKEFSFEAAHFLPKVADDHKCKKMHGHSYKVIVYINGPIDLLTGWVMDFADLNRAFQPILSQIDHTVLNNVEGLENPTVECLTVWIWERLFPSLPLLSKIVIQETSTSGCIYEGK; this is translated from the coding sequence ATGGAGTTATACAAAGAATTTAGTTTTGAAGCCGCTCACTTTTTGCCTAAGGTTGCTGATGATCATAAGTGCAAAAAGATGCATGGGCATTCTTACAAGGTTATTGTCTATATCAATGGCCCCATAGATCTGCTTACTGGGTGGGTAATGGATTTTGCCGACCTAAACCGAGCTTTTCAACCCATACTTAGCCAAATAGATCATACGGTGCTAAATAATGTGGAAGGTTTGGAAAATCCTACTGTAGAGTGTCTCACAGTTTGGATTTGGGAAAGACTATTTCCTTCTCTTCCCTTGTTATCGAAAATTGTCATTCAGGAAACCAGCACCTCTGGTTGTATTTACGAAGGGAAATAG
- a CDS encoding DoxX family protein — protein sequence MISPLWILIFLLALMFFVSGIVKIMHSKKSEPSASWNWAEDFSTGQVKLIGVVEVVCALGIVVPKLLGHGHYLTSASALGLTLLMGGACFTHLRRHEYDLLAISLVCAILSVVIVFLTSPILTTASNPSVFMAWLNR from the coding sequence ATGATTTCACCATTATGGATCCTTATCTTTTTATTGGCGCTTATGTTTTTTGTTTCAGGCATAGTAAAAATTATGCATTCAAAAAAGTCAGAGCCATCCGCTTCGTGGAACTGGGCAGAAGATTTTTCAACCGGCCAAGTAAAATTGATTGGTGTTGTAGAAGTTGTTTGTGCATTAGGAATTGTTGTTCCTAAATTACTGGGCCATGGTCATTATTTAACCTCCGCATCCGCATTGGGACTAACACTCTTAATGGGTGGTGCTTGCTTTACACATTTACGCAGACATGAGTATGATTTGTTAGCCATATCTTTAGTCTGCGCCATACTTTCGGTTGTCATTGTCTTCTTAACCTCACCTATATTAACTACAGCTTCCAACCCATCGGTATTTATGGCTTGGCTAAATAGGTAA
- a CDS encoding c-type cytochrome, translating into MANLVKMQFSEHQFLTKMILSMKSMLANNGSNQFVNLTSIKSATLFVVIILFQLCGFAQNGETLYKQNCAACHSIGKGKLVGPDLHGVTELRNEQWLLKWIKGSQALVNSGDPDAKAIFEEFNKIPMPDQNLPEADIKGILAYIKDKSAQTPAASEVASGPASNESDNATAAQITAGQHIFEGGKRLINGGPACISCHNVTNNKIIPGGLLAKDLTNVHSRLGGDAGIMGILNAPPFPAMTEAYNGRPITETEIADLTAFLNVADKESATQKAAVSPLLKWGFLGFAIWIGIVLLLWYKKKWGMVKQRIYDRQVKTK; encoded by the coding sequence ATGGCAAACTTGGTCAAAATGCAATTTTCGGAACATCAATTTTTAACAAAAATGATATTGAGTATGAAATCAATGCTTGCCAATAACGGTTCAAATCAATTTGTAAACTTAACTAGTATTAAATCAGCCACATTATTTGTGGTGATCATTTTATTCCAGTTGTGTGGGTTTGCACAGAATGGCGAAACTCTTTATAAGCAAAATTGCGCTGCCTGCCATTCCATTGGCAAGGGGAAATTGGTGGGCCCGGATTTACATGGGGTAACTGAACTTCGTAATGAGCAATGGCTTCTAAAATGGATAAAGGGATCACAGGCGTTGGTTAATTCAGGCGATCCGGATGCAAAGGCCATCTTTGAAGAATTCAACAAAATTCCGATGCCGGATCAAAACCTTCCGGAGGCGGATATAAAGGGGATTCTTGCTTATATAAAAGATAAGAGCGCACAGACGCCGGCAGCCTCGGAAGTAGCCTCAGGTCCGGCTAGCAATGAATCTGACAATGCAACCGCGGCGCAAATAACTGCCGGTCAACATATCTTTGAAGGCGGGAAAAGACTAATTAATGGGGGTCCTGCCTGTATTTCCTGTCACAATGTAACGAACAACAAAATTATTCCTGGGGGTTTACTTGCTAAAGATTTAACGAATGTGCATAGCCGCTTGGGCGGTGATGCTGGAATTATGGGAATTTTAAATGCTCCGCCATTCCCTGCTATGACCGAAGCCTACAACGGCAGACCAATCACAGAAACTGAAATTGCCGACCTTACTGCATTCCTTAATGTAGCCGATAAAGAAAGTGCTACTCAAAAAGCGGCTGTTAGTCCCTTGTTGAAATGGGGATTTTTAGGCTTCGCGATTTGGATAGGTATTGTACTGCTTTTGTGGTACAAAAAGAAGTGGGGCATGGTGAAGCAGAGAATTTATGACCGTCAAGTGAAAACAAAATAA
- the narH gene encoding nitrate reductase subunit beta: MDIRSQVSMVFHLDKCIGCHTCSIACKNVWTDRKGAEYMWWNNVETKPGTGYPTKWEDQDIYKGGWEKNGDSVSLKGAGKLKGLKNIFHNPHLPVLDDYYEPWTYKYQDLFTAPEGDDQPTARPVSLVTGEHMDVKSGPNWDDDLGGSQDYARQDVNFKDLSQAEQEVMFQLERMTFFYLPRICNHCLNPACVAACPSGAIYKRGEDGVVLINQQVCRAWRMCVTACPYKKSYYNWHTGKSEKCILCYPRLESGQAPACMHQCVGRIRYLGVMLYDADRIQEVASTKNDADLVDAQLEIYLDPFDPEVIREAQKNGIAMSTIEAAQKSPVYKFVKVWKLALPLHPEFRTLPNLFYVPALMPGMASVQDGIYKETNKQFLWGGIETNRLPIKYLSNLFTAGNQNKIVEVMKRLMAVRWHRRQVTVGDVKQEIVDHAMQEVSLGAETADAIFRLTALATFDERFVIPPAHREESIEMLENTADVKGNTGFGFKEKPERGW, translated from the coding sequence ATGGACATAAGATCGCAAGTATCAATGGTTTTTCACCTCGACAAATGTATCGGGTGCCACACTTGTTCTATTGCCTGCAAAAACGTTTGGACGGATAGAAAAGGCGCAGAGTATATGTGGTGGAATAACGTGGAAACAAAACCCGGAACCGGCTACCCCACAAAGTGGGAAGATCAGGACATTTACAAAGGAGGATGGGAAAAGAATGGTGACTCAGTTTCGCTAAAAGGAGCCGGAAAGTTGAAAGGATTGAAAAATATATTTCATAATCCGCATCTTCCTGTGCTCGATGATTACTATGAGCCTTGGACATACAAATATCAGGACTTATTTACAGCCCCTGAAGGCGATGACCAGCCAACAGCCCGACCGGTTTCGTTAGTTACTGGCGAGCACATGGACGTTAAATCAGGCCCAAACTGGGATGATGATTTGGGGGGGTCTCAGGATTATGCACGTCAGGACGTAAACTTTAAAGATCTAAGCCAAGCGGAGCAAGAAGTGATGTTTCAGTTGGAGCGAATGACTTTCTTCTACTTGCCTAGAATTTGTAATCACTGTTTGAATCCGGCATGTGTGGCTGCTTGTCCGTCAGGCGCTATCTACAAAAGAGGAGAGGACGGTGTGGTATTGATTAATCAGCAAGTTTGCCGTGCATGGAGAATGTGTGTGACTGCTTGCCCTTACAAGAAATCGTATTACAACTGGCATACCGGTAAATCAGAAAAATGTATTCTATGTTATCCACGTCTGGAGTCAGGACAAGCACCTGCTTGTATGCACCAATGTGTAGGCAGAATTCGCTATCTGGGAGTAATGCTTTATGATGCTGATAGAATTCAGGAGGTAGCTTCTACAAAAAATGATGCGGATTTGGTAGATGCACAATTGGAAATTTATCTTGATCCGTTTGACCCGGAAGTTATTCGCGAAGCGCAGAAAAACGGCATTGCCATGTCAACGATTGAAGCCGCACAGAAATCACCGGTTTACAAATTTGTGAAAGTATGGAAACTTGCTCTTCCGCTTCACCCGGAGTTCAGAACCTTGCCAAATTTATTTTATGTGCCGGCACTTATGCCCGGTATGGCATCGGTGCAGGACGGTATTTATAAAGAAACTAATAAGCAATTTTTGTGGGGTGGGATTGAAACGAACCGCTTACCAATTAAATATCTTTCGAATCTCTTCACTGCAGGCAATCAGAATAAAATTGTAGAAGTCATGAAACGCCTGATGGCGGTGAGATGGCACAGACGCCAAGTAACAGTAGGCGATGTAAAACAAGAGATTGTTGACCACGCTATGCAGGAAGTAAGCCTAGGTGCCGAAACTGCTGATGCTATTTTTAGATTAACAGCCTTAGCTACGTTTGATGAGCGCTTTGTAATTCCACCTGCACACCGCGAAGAATCTATTGAAATGCTGGAGAACACAGCGGATGTAAAAGGAAATACTGGATTTGGATTTAAAGAAAAACCTGAAAGAGGATGGTAA
- the narI gene encoding respiratory nitrate reductase subunit gamma: MNYLLFVVFPYTCLAIFLIGSIYRYTNKAFSVSSLSSQFLEGKKLFLASQLFHWGLLVLFFGHLIGFLFPRSVMLWNGQPVRLLILEITAFVFGLSAFFGVILLVYRRLTDRRVQMVTSKMDFVVFIVLLVQIISGLLVAYTNRWGSAWFASFLTPYLRSIFVFNPQIDAISSVNSLSLKIHVISAFSLIGIIPFTRFMHFLVYPIDYTWRSYQQVYWNWNRKHIRVSRAHREGHKSMNN, encoded by the coding sequence ATGAACTATCTATTATTCGTTGTATTTCCTTACACTTGTTTGGCTATATTTCTTATTGGTTCTATATACCGCTATACTAACAAGGCCTTTTCTGTTTCATCCTTATCATCCCAATTTTTGGAGGGTAAAAAACTCTTCCTAGCCAGTCAGTTGTTTCACTGGGGACTGTTAGTTTTGTTCTTCGGACACTTGATTGGCTTTCTGTTCCCAAGAAGCGTGATGCTGTGGAATGGGCAGCCGGTTCGGTTGTTGATACTCGAAATTACAGCTTTTGTTTTTGGCTTGTCTGCATTTTTTGGAGTAATACTCCTTGTTTACAGACGACTGACCGACAGACGTGTTCAGATGGTCACAAGCAAAATGGATTTTGTGGTATTTATTGTACTGTTGGTTCAAATCATCTCGGGTTTATTGGTGGCTTATACGAACCGTTGGGGGTCAGCATGGTTTGCTTCATTCCTTACTCCATATCTTCGTTCTATTTTTGTTTTCAATCCGCAAATTGATGCGATTTCCAGTGTGAACTCTTTATCGTTAAAGATCCACGTCATTTCGGCATTCAGTTTGATCGGCATTATTCCTTTCACTCGCTTTATGCACTTTTTGGTTTATCCAATTGATTATACTTGGAGAAGTTACCAGCAGGTCTATTGGAATTGGAATCGGAAACATATTCGCGTTTCAAGAGCACACCGCGAAGGACATAAATCAATGAATAACTAA
- a CDS encoding carbonic anhydrase, giving the protein MEHSYQKLLKNNRVWAKRHIAEDASFFKKLKAGQNPEYLWIGCSDSRVPANDVTGTKPGELFVHRNIANVVIQTDMNLLSVLYYAVDILKVKHVIVCGHYDCGGVCAAMQNKDFGFVNNWLRSIKEVYAKHKTELLTIRNIEKRENRLVELNVIEQVNNLAKTRIVQRAWKNSTLQIHGWVYDGNNGQITDLNYKKSGHQDMEDIFRYDL; this is encoded by the coding sequence ATGGAACATAGTTACCAAAAACTGCTTAAGAATAATAGGGTTTGGGCTAAAAGACATATTGCAGAGGACGCATCTTTTTTTAAGAAACTAAAAGCAGGACAAAATCCGGAATATCTATGGATAGGCTGCTCTGATAGCCGGGTTCCTGCCAACGATGTTACCGGAACTAAACCCGGAGAATTGTTTGTTCATCGCAACATTGCCAATGTGGTGATTCAAACCGATATGAACCTGCTAAGCGTACTTTACTATGCCGTAGATATTTTAAAGGTGAAGCACGTGATTGTTTGCGGCCACTATGATTGCGGTGGGGTTTGTGCCGCTATGCAGAATAAGGATTTCGGTTTTGTAAATAACTGGCTTCGGAGCATTAAAGAAGTCTATGCCAAGCATAAAACAGAGTTGCTCACTATCCGAAATATCGAGAAACGCGAAAATAGGTTGGTAGAATTGAATGTGATTGAACAGGTTAATAATTTGGCAAAAACACGTATTGTTCAGCGCGCTTGGAAAAATAGCACACTACAAATCCATGGATGGGTGTACGACGGTAACAACGGACAGATAACAGACTTGAACTACAAAAAGAGCGGGCATCAGGATATGGAAGATATTTTCAGATATGACCTATAA
- a CDS encoding NarK/NasA family nitrate transporter produces the protein METSSKSYRMLFLNTLAFTVCFAAWMLNGVLVTYLVNNGIFKWNPVQIGWLLGVPVLVGSIFRLPIGILTDKFGGKWVMGVLLFFCAVPMFFLSQANSFSSFLLLSFGFGMAGSIFAAGVAYTSLWFPKEKQGTALGIFGVGNAGAALTTLFAPTILNHLTQNGTQPEGWRTLPQLYAAMLVVMAIIFLLTTENKKPAEIKTMGQRLAPLKEMRVWRFGLYYFFVFGGIVTLAQWLLPYYVNMYSVSIVTAGVMVSAFSLPAGLIRAAGGWLSDKVGARTVLLWVFGVSIVCLFFLFPPRMEIRAPGQGIMASKPGSVTAVSDSEIVIDEARYMLQPKSSGSSQSEIRLGIFHNADEDFTALPTSSFWQEPQVKVGETVTKGQLLAKGFTHIYFQANKWIFFTLIFILGIMMGVGTAAVYKHISDYYPNSIGTVGGIVGVIGGLGGFLNPILFGYLLKGTGVWTTCWMFLAVVAAICIVFQSFAIKSAKLSEAQRKAIDDKLQ, from the coding sequence ATGGAAACGAGCAGTAAATCTTATCGGATGTTATTCCTGAACACGCTCGCGTTCACGGTTTGCTTTGCTGCGTGGATGCTGAACGGAGTGTTGGTTACCTATCTGGTGAATAATGGTATCTTCAAATGGAATCCTGTTCAAATCGGTTGGCTGTTGGGTGTTCCGGTACTGGTTGGTTCTATATTTCGTTTGCCGATTGGAATATTAACCGACAAATTTGGTGGCAAGTGGGTAATGGGCGTGCTTTTATTCTTCTGCGCAGTACCCATGTTCTTTTTATCACAGGCCAATAGTTTCTCATCGTTTCTTTTATTGAGCTTTGGTTTTGGAATGGCGGGTAGTATTTTTGCTGCAGGTGTGGCTTATACTTCATTATGGTTTCCGAAGGAAAAGCAAGGTACTGCATTAGGTATTTTTGGCGTAGGAAATGCCGGAGCAGCATTGACCACTTTATTTGCCCCCACTATTCTTAATCACCTCACCCAAAACGGAACTCAGCCGGAAGGATGGCGCACTTTGCCGCAACTTTATGCAGCTATGCTGGTGGTGATGGCAATTATTTTTCTTTTAACTACTGAAAACAAAAAGCCAGCCGAAATAAAAACAATGGGGCAGCGATTAGCTCCTTTAAAGGAAATGAGAGTTTGGCGTTTCGGACTTTATTACTTTTTTGTATTCGGAGGTATTGTAACACTGGCTCAATGGCTACTTCCGTACTATGTAAACATGTACTCAGTATCTATCGTTACTGCCGGGGTGATGGTTTCCGCTTTTAGTTTGCCCGCCGGTTTAATTCGAGCAGCAGGAGGATGGCTTTCTGATAAAGTTGGCGCGCGAACGGTTCTTCTCTGGGTATTTGGCGTCAGCATAGTATGTCTGTTTTTTCTCTTTCCACCACGCATGGAAATCAGAGCGCCGGGACAGGGAATTATGGCCAGCAAACCCGGTAGCGTAACAGCCGTTTCTGATTCTGAGATTGTAATTGATGAAGCAAGATATATGCTTCAACCCAAAAGCAGTGGTTCATCGCAATCGGAAATTCGCTTGGGGATATTCCATAATGCAGATGAGGATTTTACCGCTCTTCCGACTTCATCTTTCTGGCAAGAACCACAGGTGAAAGTGGGTGAAACAGTAACTAAGGGGCAACTACTTGCCAAAGGATTCACGCATATTTATTTTCAGGCTAATAAATGGATATTCTTTACGTTGATTTTTATTCTGGGTATTATGATGGGAGTCGGAACCGCAGCCGTTTATAAACATATTTCAGACTACTATCCTAATAGTATAGGCACGGTAGGAGGTATTGTGGGAGTAATTGGCGGACTCGGCGGATTTTTAAATCCTATTCTTTTCGGTTATCTGCTAAAGGGAACGGGTGTATGGACTACTTGCTGGATGTTTCTTGCGGTAGTTGCAGCCATTTGTATTGTTTTCCAAAGCTTTGCTATTAAATCTGCGAAATTGTCTGAGGCTCAGAGAAAAGCTATTGATGATAAACTGCAATAA
- a CDS encoding tellurite resistance/C4-dicarboxylate transporter family protein, producing the protein MNSTSSETNGNSSNWGRNNLIVNLRGIVKNLSPSYFAMVMATGIVSIAADLFRMPLIAMSLFWLNVFAYLTLCVAFSLRFVFFRDEFLNDLFDHARGPGFFTTVAATCLLGAQFILLWDNYNIAVVLWFLGIILWLVITYTIFTTFTIKENKPPLQEGINGAWLLAVVSTQALAVLSARLSMHFEAHKLVINFFAFSMWLWGGMQYIWMISLIFYRYTFFKFSPNDLSPPYWINMGAMAISTLAGTLLIKNTPHAPFLLSTLAFLKGFTIFYWATGTWWIPMLIILAFWRHVYKRFPLTYDPLYWGAVFPLGMYTVCTYMLAESMELEFLYPVPKYFIYIALFAWTATFIGFVSNLVRKLLHRN; encoded by the coding sequence ATGAATTCAACTTCATCAGAAACTAATGGCAACTCGTCCAATTGGGGAAGAAACAACCTAATAGTCAATTTGCGTGGGATAGTAAAGAATTTATCTCCTTCCTATTTTGCTATGGTTATGGCAACGGGTATTGTTTCCATCGCTGCTGATTTATTCAGAATGCCTCTGATTGCTATGAGCCTATTTTGGTTAAACGTGTTTGCCTATTTGACTTTATGTGTTGCCTTTTCTCTTCGGTTTGTTTTCTTTAGAGATGAATTTCTCAATGATTTATTTGACCATGCCCGTGGCCCCGGGTTTTTTACAACAGTAGCTGCTACTTGCTTGTTGGGAGCGCAGTTTATTCTCTTATGGGATAACTATAACATTGCTGTAGTGTTATGGTTCCTCGGAATTATTCTTTGGCTGGTGATTACTTATACCATCTTCACCACGTTCACGATAAAGGAAAATAAACCACCGCTACAAGAAGGAATTAATGGCGCGTGGCTGCTGGCGGTAGTATCTACACAAGCACTAGCGGTATTAAGTGCAAGGTTGTCTATGCACTTTGAAGCTCATAAACTGGTCATCAATTTCTTTGCATTTTCTATGTGGCTATGGGGCGGCATGCAGTATATCTGGATGATTTCTCTGATTTTCTATCGCTACACATTCTTCAAGTTTTCTCCGAATGATCTTTCTCCGCCTTACTGGATCAATATGGGTGCTATGGCCATTTCTACTCTGGCCGGTACGTTGCTTATTAAGAACACGCCACATGCTCCATTTTTACTTTCTACACTTGCCTTCCTCAAAGGATTTACTATTTTTTACTGGGCAACTGGTACCTGGTGGATACCTATGCTCATCATTCTAGCTTTTTGGCGACATGTTTATAAGCGGTTTCCTTTAACTTATGACCCGCTGTATTGGGGGGCGGTATTCCCTTTGGGCATGTACACGGTTTGCACTTATATGTTAGCGGAATCTATGGAGTTGGAATTTTTATATCCAGTTCCGAAATACTTCATCTACATAGCCCTATTCGCGTGGACTGCTACATTCATTGGTTTTGTCAGCAACTTAGTGAGGAAATTATTACACAGAAACTGA
- a CDS encoding hemerythrin domain-containing protein — MITVRELKKKDPVTKQQEKGLDQQEDSPMDPPAAYEEPGKVEMKKEDMCDSLQAFMHDHEGVLKVVAAFEKGIVEYKSNGYKLNKEINESFGNFFKCLDDDLLPHNRKEEKILFPVLNQKLIVAGEHSKGPKMVTAIDVMEDDHVKFIQLGALAFNLLGLSSRIADERSKIFVLDTAYETSRELIELLKLHIYREDITLFPLAQKFISKEEFAAIQKQMDQF; from the coding sequence ATGATAACAGTTAGAGAACTAAAGAAAAAAGATCCTGTAACAAAACAACAGGAGAAGGGCTTAGACCAACAAGAGGATTCTCCGATGGATCCACCGGCTGCTTACGAAGAGCCTGGGAAAGTAGAAATGAAGAAAGAAGATATGTGCGATTCGTTGCAAGCCTTCATGCACGACCACGAAGGAGTTTTGAAAGTGGTTGCAGCATTCGAAAAGGGGATTGTTGAATACAAATCCAACGGCTACAAACTCAATAAAGAGATTAATGAATCATTTGGAAACTTTTTCAAATGCCTTGATGATGATTTGCTTCCTCACAACCGGAAGGAAGAGAAAATCCTATTTCCAGTGCTCAATCAAAAGTTGATAGTGGCAGGCGAGCATAGTAAGGGTCCTAAAATGGTTACAGCTATTGATGTGATGGAGGATGACCACGTGAAATTTATCCAACTCGGTGCATTGGCATTTAATCTCTTGGGTTTATCAAGCCGGATTGCAGACGAACGCTCAAAAATATTTGTGCTCGATACTGCTTATGAAACTTCTCGCGAACTAATAGAGTTGCTCAAGCTGCATATCTATCGTGAGGATATTACGCTGTTTCCTCTGGCACAAAAATTTATTTCTAAAGAAGAATTTGCTGCCATTCAAAAACAAATGGATCAATTCTAA
- the moaA gene encoding GTP 3',8-cyclase MoaA, whose amino-acid sequence MIVDQHSRVHDYLRISLTERCNLRCFYCMPEEGILLRPRNDFMSFEEVVAMAKTFVSLGVKKIRLTGGEPLIRKDAKEIFKALSELPVELAITTNGILVDDYMDTFQSCGIKSINVSLDSLKEEKFNSITRRDYFSRVTANIESLLDKKFHVKVNAVVIKGVNDDEVCDFVSWTRNRNVHVRFIEFMPFQGNKWDWSKGVSFKEMMSIIETRFGNNIIKLDDGKNDTAKNYAIADHLGTFAIISSVTNPFCDTCNRIRLTADGKMKNCLFSSSETDLLSAMRAGEDIEPLILKSIWGKKALRGGIETLDDFAKQKNRTMVAIGG is encoded by the coding sequence ATGATAGTTGATCAACATAGCCGCGTTCACGATTACCTGCGTATTTCGCTGACAGAGCGTTGCAATCTTCGTTGCTTTTATTGTATGCCTGAAGAAGGAATTCTTCTTCGCCCGCGAAATGATTTCATGTCGTTTGAGGAAGTTGTGGCGATGGCCAAGACTTTTGTTTCGTTGGGTGTTAAGAAAATCAGGTTAACCGGAGGAGAGCCTTTAATTAGAAAGGATGCAAAGGAAATTTTCAAAGCACTTTCAGAACTTCCGGTCGAACTCGCTATCACTACCAATGGAATTTTAGTAGATGATTACATGGATACTTTTCAATCGTGTGGAATTAAATCTATCAACGTCAGCTTAGATTCACTCAAAGAAGAAAAGTTCAATTCCATTACGCGCAGAGATTATTTTAGTAGAGTAACAGCCAACATTGAATCACTGCTTGACAAGAAATTTCATGTAAAGGTGAATGCGGTGGTAATAAAAGGAGTGAACGATGATGAAGTCTGCGATTTCGTTTCATGGACACGCAATAGGAATGTTCATGTTCGGTTTATCGAGTTTATGCCTTTTCAGGGAAACAAATGGGACTGGAGTAAGGGAGTTTCATTTAAGGAAATGATGTCTATAATCGAAACGCGATTTGGAAACAACATCATCAAATTGGATGACGGCAAAAACGATACTGCTAAGAATTATGCGATTGCAGATCATCTGGGAACCTTTGCTATTATCAGTTCAGTAACCAATCCTTTTTGCGATACCTGTAACCGGATTCGCCTCACGGCTGATGGCAAAATGAAAAACTGTTTATTCTCCTCGTCCGAGACCGATTTGCTTTCTGCCATGAGAGCCGGTGAAGATATTGAGCCACTGATTTTGAAATCCATTTGGGGGAAGAAGGCACTGCGTGGAGGAATCGAAACCTTAGATGATTTTGCAAAACAGAAGAACAGGACGATGGTGGCCATCGGAGGGTAA
- a CDS encoding toxin-antitoxin system YwqK family antitoxin, protein MADRSTFKENLKYHKIVLVCIVLISIWVTYEYKSGDTGPSYENGQSKIVGGKVNGRDEGLWTWYYENGKKQMEGTFVKGKREGIWSIWGSSGNKVSESLYKNDKLNGPFVHWHANGQKESEGVYVNDKLEGAVTYYYNNGTSKEVKNYRNGEVVN, encoded by the coding sequence ATGGCAGACCGGTCAACATTCAAAGAAAACCTGAAATATCATAAGATAGTGTTGGTGTGTATTGTGCTCATTTCTATATGGGTGACTTACGAATATAAGAGCGGCGACACGGGCCCGAGTTATGAAAACGGGCAATCAAAAATAGTTGGAGGAAAGGTGAATGGCAGGGATGAAGGCCTGTGGACCTGGTATTATGAAAACGGTAAAAAGCAAATGGAGGGAACGTTTGTGAAGGGCAAGCGGGAAGGAATTTGGAGTATTTGGGGCAGTAGTGGAAATAAGGTGAGTGAGAGTTTATATAAGAATGATAAGCTCAATGGGCCATTTGTTCATTGGCATGCTAACGGTCAAAAGGAAAGTGAAGGAGTTTATGTAAATGATAAATTAGAAGGGGCGGTCACGTATTATTATAATAACGGCACGTCGAAAGAGGTGAAGAATTATCGAAATGGTGAGGTGGTGAATTAA